The Mixta hanseatica genome includes a region encoding these proteins:
- a CDS encoding YcbK family protein has product MANFDSQRRKLLVFGGAAAGLALLPGSALASVSTSRPRILTLNNLHTGETLKTEFFNGTSYDPDELARLNHFFRDYRANKIKSIDPTLFDQLYRLQAMLENRKPIQLISGYRSLATNNMLRGKSKSSGVAKHSYHTLGQAMDFHIEGISLSNIRKAALKMRAGGVGYYPRSNFVHIDTGPVRHW; this is encoded by the coding sequence ATGGCTAATTTTGATTCACAACGTCGTAAGCTGCTGGTTTTTGGTGGTGCGGCAGCAGGGCTTGCGCTGCTTCCAGGCTCAGCTCTTGCCTCAGTTTCGACTTCTCGTCCTCGTATTCTTACGCTTAATAATCTTCATACCGGTGAAACACTAAAAACCGAGTTTTTTAATGGGACAAGTTACGATCCGGATGAGCTGGCGCGGCTGAATCATTTTTTCCGCGATTATCGGGCTAATAAAATTAAAAGTATCGATCCAACGTTATTTGATCAACTTTATCGCTTACAGGCGATGCTGGAGAATCGTAAACCAATCCAGCTCATTTCTGGCTATCGCTCATTGGCCACCAATAATATGCTGCGCGGAAAAAGTAAAAGCAGCGGCGTGGCGAAACATAGCTACCATACACTTGGGCAGGCGATGGATTTCCATATCGAAGGTATTTCTCTGAGTAATATTCGCAAAGCGGCGCTAAAAATGCGCGCGGGTGGTGTAGGATATTATCCACGTAGTAACTTTGTACATATCGATACCGGGCCGGTGCGCCACTGGTAA
- a CDS encoding MBL fold metallo-hydrolase — protein MDYHIIPVTAFAQNCSLIWCSETREAALVDPGGDAELIKQQVEAQNVKISAILLTHGHLDHVGAAAELAAYYGVEIIGPQKQDAFWLEALPTQSQMFGLAECAPLTPDRWLEEGETVKVGKATLEVLHCPGHTPGHIVFYHRDGRLLISGDVIFNGGVGRTDFPQGSHQALIDSIKNKLLPLGDNITFIPGHGPISTLGRERISNPFLI, from the coding sequence ATGGATTATCATATTATTCCCGTCACGGCGTTCGCGCAGAACTGCTCGTTGATTTGGTGCAGCGAAACGCGTGAGGCCGCGCTGGTCGATCCCGGCGGCGATGCGGAACTGATTAAACAGCAGGTTGAAGCGCAAAACGTTAAGATAAGCGCAATACTGCTGACCCACGGTCATCTTGATCATGTGGGTGCCGCCGCCGAGCTGGCCGCCTATTATGGCGTAGAGATTATCGGGCCGCAAAAACAGGATGCCTTCTGGCTGGAAGCGCTACCTACGCAAAGCCAAATGTTTGGCCTGGCGGAATGCGCGCCGTTAACGCCCGATCGCTGGCTGGAAGAGGGTGAAACGGTAAAAGTCGGTAAGGCAACGCTGGAAGTTTTGCACTGCCCTGGTCATACGCCGGGACATATTGTCTTTTACCATCGCGACGGGCGCTTATTAATTTCCGGCGACGTGATATTTAATGGTGGCGTCGGACGTACCGACTTTCCGCAGGGAAGCCATCAGGCGCTGATTGATTCCATTAAAAATAAGCTGCTGCCGCTTGGCGATAATATTACCTTTATTCCCGGTCATGGGCCAATATCCACCC